The window TCCATGGCGGCGGGGCGAGCTCGGCGGTGTGACCGCCTGGTTGTGTGACCGCCCGGCTGTTTGACCGCGCGGCCGGATGCCCTATGGTTGTTAGGTAAGCCAAGCCTTACTCCACAGCATCCTGAAGACCCCGACTGGAGACACCCGTGCCCCGCCGACTGAAGCTCGCAGCCCTCACCGCATCCGCCCTCGCCACAGCCCTGGTGCTGGCCGGATGCTCGACCGGCGCCTCGGGCGACGCCCCCGCCACCGACTCCGCCGCGACCGGCGGCGACGTCACCATCGAGCACGCCTTCGGCGAGACCACGGTGCCGGCCGACCCGCAGAACGTGGTCACCCTGGGCTGGGGCAGCACCGACGCGGCGATCGCGCTCGGCACCATCCCTGTCGCCATCCCCTTCGACTCCTACGCGGGCGACGACGACGGAGTTCTGCCCTGGGTGAAGGAGGCCGTCGAGACGGCCGGCGCCGAGCTGCCCGAGATCCTCCCCGAGACCATCGACGACGAGCCGCCCTACGAGGCGATCGCGGCCGCCGACCCCGACGTGATCCTCGCCGTCTACTCGGGCATCACCGAGGAGCAGTACGAGACCCTCAGCCAGATCGCCCCCACGGTCGCTTACCCCGACCAGGCGTGGAGCACCCCGTGGCGCGACGTCGTGACCACGGTCGGCAAGGCGCTCGGCAAGGACGAGCAGGCCACCGAGGTGCTGCAGGGCATCGACGAC of the Herbiconiux flava genome contains:
- a CDS encoding iron-siderophore ABC transporter substrate-binding protein is translated as MPRRLKLAALTASALATALVLAGCSTGASGDAPATDSAATGGDVTIEHAFGETTVPADPQNVVTLGWGSTDAAIALGTIPVAIPFDSYAGDDDGVLPWVKEAVETAGAELPEILPETIDDEPPYEAIAAADPDVILAVYSGITEEQYETLSQIAPTVAYPDQAWSTPWRDVVTTVGKALGKDEQATEVLQGIDDQLAEAAAAHPEFEGKTIAAVWDVAGTFYVYKKEDPRVEFMLDLGFESAPAVDELANGDSTFFYTLSYEQLDQLQADVVLSYSDTQAEADAFLTAPQTSVIPAVQAGNVAQLVGTQYIAAVSPPTALSLPWGLDQLVDALAAATK